The DNA sequence CGGCAGGCCGTGGCTGACATGAACGGGAAGGAGCTCAACGGGCGCGTGCTGTACGTGGGCCGTGCCCAGAAGCGGCTGGAGCGCCAGAGCGAGCTCAAGAGGAAATTCGAGCAGATGAAGCAAGAGAGGGTGAACAGGTACCAGGTAAGGGAGAGCAGGGGGCTCCATCCTGCAGGCCTGCAACAGGGGGACTCAGCTTGGGACTGCGCAGAGCTCTCCAGAGCGCATCAGCATGGTGGGCACCTCCTGCAATGAGGGGTCAGTCACTGCCTGGGAATGGCCTGGGAAGCAACATcaggaaagaggagagatttaacCCAGGATGGTGTTGAGAGGTGAACATATGGGTCTGCCAATTTCCAGAAATATTAGTCTGGAAATGAGACAGCTTCATGAGGTTCAGCAGGTTCCCAGTGATGGTGTGGGTGCCCTCTTCACTTGGGATGTTTGTATTTTGAGTAGAGTTTATCCACAATTCTGGCCCCTCTCCATGTCTCTGTGAGATGTCCCACcctccagctgagctgctgctgaaatgagCATCCAGTGTGACAAACTGCTGTAAACTTTGGGATGCcgagctgcttttttttttcacctctgtGCAGGGGGTCAACCTGTATGTGAAGAACTTGGATGATGGAATAGACGATGAGAGGCTGAGGAAGGAGTTCTCCCCCTATGGCACCATCACCAGTGCCAAGGTGAGGGACTGGAGCTCCTGGGGTCAGTAAACCAGTGCACTCAGCCCCTGGGGATGGGTAGGGGTTATTATCCTGTTGAATTATACTTCCCTGCTGATGGCTTGGATCTCAAGCCAGGTGTAAGGGACATACTGCTTCACTTCACACTGTCCTGAGGAGCAAATATTTGGTAGCTTTGTTGAATTaccccagccctggtgaggtGCCAGCTATGGGACCTTACAGCTGCAACATTCTGAATATTGCCCAACTGCTCTGTGACACTGGTACAATGAAAATGACCCACAGGCCACCTCTCTCAGGACAGGGGGTGACATGCTGATGTCTGGCATTTTGGAACACCATGGACGTGTCACTCTTTTCACTGGCACTGGTGTCAGGATTCTCTGGAAGGCAACATGTAAGGGATGGTCTGACTTTAAAGTCAGCTACCTTTAACCTGCCAGGGACAGATGCTGCCTGGCCCTTGCCAGAGCACTGAGTCCCACTGATCCCCATCCCTTGCTGGCTGCAGCATTCAGTACCAGAGCATTTCTGGCCCATGAGCCCTGTGAGGCTGAGGCACAGATTACCCCCAGATGATCACAGGCTCCCGATCCCAGGCTGGTCCAGACTCTGCCACCTTCATTTCCCAAACCTACTGCCTGAGCAAATCCTGCCCTTCCCCAGAGAAACCCGTTTGTGGGAGAGGTGCAgtcccatccatcccacccTGGGTGTGGGGGCTGAAATGGGGTGCCTGTGGCTGGATCTCACACACAAACACCCCACGCTGTTCTGTGGATGCTGCAGCGATCTGTGGACTGAGCTGTCTTGTTCTACTCCTGTTTTAGGTGATGACAGAGGGTGGCCGCAGCAAAGGCTTTGGGTTTGTatgtttttcctccccagaggaggccaccaaggCGGTGACAGAGATGAACGGGCGCATTGTCAGCACCAAGCCTCTCTACGTGGCACTGGCGCAGCGGAAGGAGGAGCGCAAAGCCATCCTCACCAACCAGTACATGCAGAGGCTGGCCACCATGAGGGCCCTGCCTGGCCCTCTCCTGGGCTCTTTCCAGAGCCCCCAGGGGTACTTCCTACCCCCCATGCCTCAGGTGAGTCATGCTCCCCAGTGGCAGCTTTGCATGGGGACCCAAATTTGTCCTggagggggctggggagcagagcttgGGTTGTGCTGATCTGGGCacactgtgacagtgttcacaggggtctgaggatgagggaacaGATGAGtttctgactccatgtttcagaaggcttgatttattattttattatatatattatattaaaatgataCTAAgataatagaagaaaagatttcatcagaaggctggctaagaatagaagaaagaatgataacaaaagcttgtggctcagacagagaatCTGAGCtagctcactgtgattggccattaattagaaacaaccacatgagaccaatcacagatgcacctgttgcgttccacagcagcagataaccattgattacattttgttcctgaggtctctcagcttctcaggaggaaaaatcctgaggaaaggattttccataaaagatgtctgtgacaggcaCACCCTGTGGAGCCAGTGGGATCTGCCTGGgtgggggtgctggtgctgcagaaaTGGGCTGGGGATTTCACAGTTACTGCtagggaaggaaggcaggaggagtTTGGTGGGAGGGAAGCATGGAGAGCAAGGGAGAAGGGTTACAGAGGGGCAGAAGCTTCTGAGGAGGCAtaaaacagagctgctggagggcaTGCTGACATCAGGGCTGGAGGTCGGTCTTTAAAGTGCtctggcagcctgcagagcatGGTTTTGGCTTGTCTGTCTGTGTGCAGCAGCCACCAAGAGGCTTTGGGTTAGTTCTGGCTCATCTCAGCTCCCCAGTCACATTGGATGTGCTCTTCTTCCCCAGCCACAAACCAGAGCTGCCTTCTATGGCCCCAGCCCTGTTGTCCCAGTCCGCCCTGCCACTCGCTGGAGTGCACAGCCCTCCCGGCCTCCCTGTGAGTctgcctgcctctccctggGGGCTCTTGGCACCAGCTGGGCTCAGACAGGGACTGAGGGGCCTtaaaagcagcagggagtgtGTAACCATGAGGGTTTATCTTGGGAAAGCGTGCAGGATTCGGTGCAGGGTCACGGTGATGGGCACCGGGAGGTGAGATGTTGGCAGGGACACCAGCGGTGAGGTGCTCCTGAACTgtccccagccacagccactcTCCCCACGTCTCCTTCCATGCCTCTGCTACCCAGCAGCTTCACTGTGTGTTTCTCTGTATCTGCAGCAGTGTACCCTGAAGCCACCCCCATCCTGAGGGCTGCGGTGCCGCCCCGGCGCCTGCTGTCCAACATCAGCACCACCAGACAGGCCTCCACCCAGGTGCCCCGAGTGCCCCcccaggcccagagagtgggTGAGTGGGGGAAGGACCCCCGTGGTATCACCAGGGTGGCAGGGGTGCTTACTGTGAGCTCAGGTCCCCAATAGGATGGATTGGTTTGTGGGGTTGCTCATGGTGGGATGGAGTTGGAGCAGTGTCTGTAGGAGCTAAGTATGTAACTTTTTGGGGAAGGTTGGGATCTTTGAGGTAATGGGACAGGTTTCTGATGTGCCGATTGGTCTTGTTGGTGGCTATACCTTGAATACGATCCTTAAAGCAGATGGTGATGCAGTCACAGCCCCTGGGCGTAGTGCCTGGACAAAAGCAGAGGGTGGGAAAGGATCTTTGGGTTGCAGGAAGGGATCTTACAGGCTGAACTGCTGTCAATGCCAAGCCTGATGTTAGAGGGGTTTGGAGCTGAGAACCAGACCTTGCTGGCACCCCcagtgcctggctgtgctgaggctggCCCTGGGTCTTGGAGTGTCCCCTCCACACATGCCATCTGGGGCAGTGACTGCCTACAGCCTTCCCATCTTCATGGGATTTTAGACACTGAGTGTCTAATTGCTGAAGTGAGCACTGGGACTAGGAGGACTGTCTGTGTCTTGTCCCTTCTCCTTTTGTCATTGTCCTCTCATTTCTCTGCCTTCACCTCCCTTCAAGATGGGCAGGCAGACAAGGGTCTCACAGCCCACCCTGCCCAGTGCTGTTCCCCTTCTCTGGCTGCTGATGGGTTTCTGCTGGAGGGCTGACGAGCTGTGGGTGCCTTTGCCAGCTCTCCTGTCCCCTGCACAACACCAGAGCACCCCACCCCaagggcagcagtgcctgcctgtCCTGGGGAAGCTGCCTTTCACCGGGGGGCTGCTTTGAGCCCATGTAGGACTTTTCAGGCCCTCCAAACAAGCACACTGTCCTTGTGGCTTCAGCCTCCTTGGCACAGGCATGCACTTAAGGACCCCTCCTCACAAATGTTCTTGTCCCCACTGCAGTCAACATCGGGACACAGACAGCGAGCACCCGGGTGCCCTCCTCATCTGCCCTGCCACGGGGAGCCCAGCAGTACAAGTACTCCTCCTCTGCCAGGAACATGCAGCCCATGGGGCACATGCCACCCATGGTGGCCCCACAGGTAAGTGTCACCAAAATGTGACATTACTGTTCTGGGATAATGTGACTGCTGAGCCCAGGGATCTCCATGCTCTGTGAGTGGGGCTGTGGATccagcagccacacagctccAATGCTTGATTCCAGCTTTTCTGCAAGCTGCTGTTTGAATGCAAACTGACAATGCATCTTGGAAGGCTGAAACGCCCATTGTGGCTGGTATTGAGCACCATTCCTGCAATTCAAGTAACTCATATCCCTTCCAGCCTTTGATTGCTGttcttccctgtttttccccccAGCTGGGAGAACCTGCTGTGCATGTCCAGGGGCAGGAGCCACTGACAGCATCCTTGCTTGCAGCAGCCCCCCCTCAGGAGCAGAAGCAAATGATAGGtgggtgccaggctgctctgctggagcaggtccagctgcagggccctgggggcACATGGGCTTGCATGCACCAGGGCAGAATTAACTGCTGGGAGAAGCTGTAAGGCTTTGTGGGATTGCTCTGATATTATGctgcttaaagaaaaataataataaattcagTCTGTGTTGGAAGTGGATGGGAACAATAAAGCCACTCCCTGTCTGCGTGAGCTGCCTGACAGTGAGAAGTGTCTGGTGAAGCTTTGCAGAGAggcagagctccatccagcctgcctgtgctgccaggccATGCCAGGGCATTTCCAGTTACCCTGAGCTCTGAGCCGTCCTGCACTGATGAACAGCCTGGTGGCCATGGGGTTTAAGATCAGCTGTGCCACACAGGCCTTGGGTTTCAGGTGTTCTGTGGTGCCCACAGGCAGTGCCCTGGTGTGGGACAGCATCACTTGGCCTGGCCAAAGCACAGCAGGTCACAGGCTGTGGTGTTCTCAGAGGTCTtaggatgagagaagagatgaggatctgactccatgtttcagaaggcagatttttttattttattatatatattatattaaaactatactaaaagaaaggatttcatcagaaggctggctaagaatggAAAAGGAGTggtaacaaaggcttgtgactgaccagacagtctgagccagctggactgtgattggccattaattagaaacaacaacatgagaccaatcacagatgcacctattgcattccacagcagcagataaccattgtttacattttgttcctgaggtctctcagcttctcaggaggaaaaatcctaaagaaaagattttttcagaaaatatcatgacTACAACAGACTAGCTCTTTGTTCCCAGGAGGAAACTGCTCCTGCAGAAACTGTGCAGGGGTGGGCAGGAGtgcccagctccactgccctgtgcccactgTAGGTGCCTGCTGCTGACTTCACCCAGCAGCTTCCTGTGGCTGAGACGtggtggagcagctctgcctgtgagCAGTGGTTTTCCCACCGCCATCACCACCCTTGTGTCCCAGTTAGGCTGAGGAGGGCTTGCAGTGGGTTAAAATGCTGGTGACCTGCATGTTTCTCATGCCCTGGCTGCTGTTTGGAGCAGGTGAGCGCCTCTACCCTCTGATCCATGTGATGCACCCCTCTCTGGCTGGCAAGATcactgggatgctgctggagaTTGACAACtccgagctgctgctgctcctggagtcCCCAGACTCCCTGCGCTCCAAGGTAGGCCAGACCCCGTGCCCAGGCAAATCCCTCTCCAAAGGGCcgatttcctgctgctgcaagggaggggagcacagcccagcacattGATCCCTGTGGGAAGAGCAAgcagctgctggttttgttttcaaatgaaaaaggaGCCCCAGGTTGATGTCACCACACCCAGTGCCTGGATGTCTGCCTGCCCTCAGCAAAAGGACAAGCTGGAAGCAGCTCCCTGAAACACAGACCAAGCTTGAGGGTGGTTTGGAAGTGGCTAGGAAGCAAGAGGGGAGAAGCAGGGTGGTATCTCTACATGGAAGCAGCTCTTTCCTCAGAACAGAAACCAGGCAGactgctgcctctctgcagtATTTCTTGAGTGTCCCTCTTAATTCTGGTCAATATTTAGGTTTGGTTCCCATCAAAGTAGTTGGAGCAAGTTGACTGCATCTTTTTGTTGCTCCTTGGAGACAGGAGCTGCTTTCACTCCTCCACTGCTGTATTTTTGaggagcctgggctctgctgggtggTGTCAGGTGTAGCTTTACCTGTGAAATCTGACTTGTGTCTAGCAAGTTCTGACTTGATAATAAAGGAGAGATGCCTCAGAATTTCCTTTGGTAAGAGACAGAAAAGTTCTTTGTGCTGATCAGTCTCCTGCAGAAGGAGCAGGCTTGGATTTTGTAATTATTTGAGTGCTTTACCTTTTGAGAGCGGGTCTGTGGGGACCTGCAGTGTTGAGTTCCTGGCACAGTTTtgcactggagcagctccactCCTCCCCCTTGTGCTCTGTTGGCAGATCGAGGAAGCCGTGACCGTTCTCCAGGCACACCAGAGCACCGAGACAGCCCAcaagggccctgctggggccTTCCTGCCCTGACTCCAGGTGggtgctgggccctgctgtgctcagagcctctGGTTTATCACTCTGGGATTGGGGATTGGGCTTCTCATCCAGCCCAAGCAAGGTTTAATGAGCAGTGTCAGTGTGTTTGACTGTAATATTCCATTTCTTAAATTGCGTCCTCTATTTTCTGCATTTAGCTGTACCACAGAGACCTGTGCGGGTTGTTTCTATGTTGATGGGGGACAATGACTCTGCTACCAGAAAGGAATATAGGGAAGGTCCTTGCTTTTCTGTAGGTCTAGTGAAGGCTAGCACAATCTTTCCTGGGGGTTCccagtgtttgctttttttgtagATACCCTATAAAACATTCTTTGTGTACTTCATCAGGGaacaggccctgctgctgaggctgggatAGACACACTAACAAAGCAATTCAGACTGTATGTACCCCTTTGAAGATATCTGGAATATCTTCTTGATTTATGATATCAAAGTAACAGTGTTAATCCAAGTTCAGGTGAATTTCATGTTTTCTGAATGAAACTCTTCCTTTAGCAGTTGAAAATTACATGTGTGGGTTCTCTGTTTCTTGCAGGCTGTGGGACTGAGAGCAAGCCCTGAGAATGTTGCTGTTGaagaacaggagcaggaaccCCACCATGCTGATGGAATCATGCCCATACAGTGACACTGGCTTGTCCTCACATGCCCCATCCTATTGTTTGTGTGTATTGTAACCCCTGTAGAATTGCCTCCTCCTGCACCTGTAAAAATCCTCACATTAAATGTCTTCTCACCACTGAAAACACCTTGTGAAATGTGGTGTGGaacccagcctggggcagctgccCAGAAAATGATGAGTGCTGATGAATCATCATTTTAGTGAATTTATTGGGTTCTGTAGTTTTATTTGTCCATGTAGCTGACACCAATAAAAAGCTGATAGTTCCACCCCCATCCATAAATGGGTTAGTTCCCTTGGCAGGGGGACAGCCAAGGCTTTGCTTCTCCCAGGTGGAAGGATGGACTCAGGCTGCAGCAATGAGGGATTGAAGTTGGTGGTGCTGGTGTGGTGTCAGTCTGGAGAGCTGACAGAAGGGACATAGAGCATTACATTATCAAATTGCCAACCAACAGGCTCCTCTAATCCTTTCTGATTCCCTAGAAGGATGGATTTAAGCAAAACAGGATGGATTGCTGCTGTTCTCCTCCAGTAATGAACCTTGTAGACCTGCAGCAATGGCCTCTAGTGTTTCCTGCTGCTCACCCCAgggtctgtgtgtctgtgctgcacaAGATCAACTTTTTGAGGTGTTGTAGCAGCTGTAAATCAAAAGCTGCATTTCCAATGTGTGTCTCTGAGCAGAAGTTTCCAGGAGTCGCTGAAGAGCCTGCAAGCATTCATTACTGCATTGTGTCCAACAAGGACACCTCCTGCTTGCAGGGGGAGCTGGGACCTGTTACTGCTGTCTTTACCCTGGCCTTAATGCTCTGCTCTCCCTAGTCAGGAAAGGAATCTCAGTCCCTGGAGACTGCTCAGTGCTTGAGGCTGGTGATGCACTGACCTCACTTGACTGCAGGAGCACACCTCCACCAGCACCACCCAcctgctttctgtgcagcttttgctgtcTCAATCTCCCTTCTGTGCTGTATCATACTCTCccttcagctccctgctgagTCACCCCTCCTAcctcttgttttccttccagCATTTTAATAGAACCACTTACACATTTGCTCCTGCATGgtgtctgctctgctctgctccactgGGATTCTTCACTGGGCCTTTTcatcattccttttttttcaccttCATTTCACCAGTTCTTCCTCTGATGtccttaaatatttattttcctcttagTGGATGCCTCAGCCTGAACTGTTCACTGTTTAGATATCATCTCCTCAGTGAGATATTTATAAAGGACTTTAATTCATTTAATATACAGGACCCTGATTTGTTATTTCTCTAAGTGTCAGGGGCTGGAAGCTTTTCTGCTTGGTGTCTAGAGGAAAAGCATGTATTTGCAGGAGTGTAATGCACAAAAGGAGAGCTGGAATGGAGCTGTACAGGTAAACTTCATTCTGCTGCTGTTTAGCTTGGCTGCAGCCCTTTTCAGGTGTACCAGGGCACTCCAGGTGTGCCTGTGACACCACTCACAGTGCCagatggctgtgctgggtgagccTTCCTTAAAATGAGAGGTGAGGCCCAGGAACATGAGGATATCAGAATAGCCTCTGAAAGGACGTGAACAAGGACAAGAGGTTTTAAAATGATGATCAGAAAAGATGAAGCTGGCACTTAGCTTCTAGATGATACAGAAATGATTCAGAGTAGCTCCTTGGCTGCAGTCTGAGGCTTTAGGGAGTTGAGGCAGCAATGCAAATGagtctggagcagctgctgtgtctgagagGGGCAGGTGAAGGTGAGTCCCTGTCACAAaccctctctgtgtccctgtggccaGCATTACCTTTGCCTACCTGGGCAGTGTTGGCACAGACAGCAGCCGACAGAAGTgcttcagcaggagcagaagtGATCCTGAGCTTGCAGTGGTgtctcactgctgctgttgctggggaaatctttggtatcaaGTATAGAAAACCTGCAGTTTTGAGGGGAAAGGGATGGTGACTGCTGCTGCTTAAGGGTGCTGCAATGAGCTGCTGTTGAGCAGTGCAGGTGTCTGCCAGTCAGGGACCAGCAGGGCTGCCAAAAGGAGAGCTCTCAACTGGTGAAGCCAGTCCTACTCCTGGACTCCCACTCCTAGTGCTTCTCTGCTGTGTGCTTTCCCACCCTGGAATCCATCACAGCTGCCCCAACAGCCTGGGcgagggctggctgtgggatcAATGGAGCTGCCATGCTTAGAAGCAGGAATGGAGTGAATGGAGCAATCTGTACCCCTCAGGGAGGACTtgttccaagccctggcacATCACAGCTGATGGAGTACAGCCCTGGGAACAGCAAAAAGCTGTTTAATGTCAGGCTAAGGTAAGAGGTCTTTGTCTTCAATGGCATTAGAGGGATTGCTCTCAAAATTCAATTCAGTGGGGTACCTGCCTGAAACACTGCTGGCAGAGGCAAGGtgggaaacaaatatttttgaaccCTGACCAAGGGCTAGCTTATTATCTAATCTTATTATTCTGTATTATGAGTTGGATCAGGTCAGCATTGGCCAGCATCTTACTAGCTGAGGCAGAGTGCAAGGCTGAGCAAGGGTTGGAAACCCTgatgcagtgctgtgctctccttggcatgcctttcccagccccagtgtccctggagctttctGGCTCTCTGAACTCTTAACTTTAATAGCAACTATGAGCTGAGGTCACTGTCTGAAAGAGCAAAGCCCCGTACAGTGCCTGAAGTCCTCTGCCAAACAGAGGGGACAGGATGAAATGGTTAAACAAGTGTTTCCCTTCCCCTATTCCATCCATCACAAAAAACACAGTCCTAGAGTGAAAATAAACATGGCTTTAATGAGAACAGGTTTTAACAGTTCACAAAGTAACTCCAAGTATCTCTTTATCTACCATTTAAAATCAGTGCCATCAATATCAGATGAGGAGAAATTTAAACATGCATTGAAGTAGTAAGCCAGACCTCAACTGGGGTGTTACTGTGTATTTTCCTCCCTGTAACACCCCACAGCAACTGCTCCAAAAGGCACAGAGGAGctaaagtggtttttttttgtttgttttttctttacaaaaaaacacaagacaaaaaaaaacattgcaaaatTCCCAAGCACCCAGAATCTGAAAGAATAGTGCACAGTGTAACAAGGCAGGCTGAACTTGCTGCTGTTCTCTTAAATGTGCAGAATAATTCAAGAAAGCTGCTACTGTAAACATCTGCCCAGCCACACAAAGCAGCAGAACCCAGCTGAGGGCCAGCAGGCATCAAGGGGGGAGAGGCAACAAGCTTGGCCCTGTGCAGTAACTGTGCCCCTGCCACAAGAAGGGTATGTGGTGCTCTGGCAACTACAGCAGTTCTTGCAGCCACTTTCTTTCAGTAATAGCAGCACAAATGCAGCAAAACTGTCACCTGAATAAGGACTAAAACCCCTCTGCTTGTAGCTCTTCAGACAGGAACAGCCACTCCTGTGCATCTTAGCCAGCATGTAAAGAGTCCCTGAGGCCAATATAGTTAGAGGCGAGTTGACTTCAACCAGGAAAATGAACCTAAATGCCTCTTGGGGAGGGGCACTAAAGCTGTGCATGATCACAGAGCCAGCTGAATAGAGTTTGATACAGATTATGTCTT is a window from the Ammospiza nelsoni isolate bAmmNel1 chromosome 12, bAmmNel1.pri, whole genome shotgun sequence genome containing:
- the PABPC1L gene encoding polyadenylate-binding protein 1-like isoform X2, with amino-acid sequence MNASGPGYPLASLYVGDLHPDVTEAMLYEKFSPAGPIMSIRVCRDVATRRSLGYAYINFQQPVDAERALDTMNFEVIKGRPIRIMWSQRDPGLRKSGVGNIFIKNLDDSIDNKALYDTFSTFGNILSCKVVCDENGSRGYGFVHFETHEAATRAIETMNGMLLNDRKVFVGHFKSRKEREAEVGARAIEFTNVYIKNFGDDMDDDRLREIFSKFGKTLSVKVMMDSSGRSKGFGFVNFEKHEEAQKAVADMNGKELNGRVLYVGRAQKRLERQSELKRKFEQMKQERVNRYQGVNLYVKNLDDGIDDERLRKEFSPYGTITSAKVMTEGGRSKGFGFVCFSSPEEATKAVTEMNGRIVSTKPLYVALAQRKEERKAILTNQYMQRLATMRALPGPLLGSFQSPQGYFLPPMPQPQTRAAFYGPSPVVPVRPATRWSAQPSRPPLYPEATPILRAAVPPRRLLSNISTTRQASTQVPRVPPQAQRVVNIGTQTASTRVPSSSALPRGAQQYKYSSSARNMQPMGHMPPMVAPQLGEPAVHVQGQEPLTASLLAAAPPQEQKQMIGERLYPLIHVMHPSLAGKITGMLLEIDNSELLLLLESPDSLRSKIEEAVTVLQAHQSTETAHKGPAGAFLP
- the PABPC1L gene encoding polyadenylate-binding protein 1-like isoform X1, translating into MNASGPGYPLASLYVGDLHPDVTEAMLYEKFSPAGPIMSIRVCRDVATRRSLGYAYINFQQPVDAERALDTMNFEVIKGRPIRIMWSQRDPGLRKSGVGNIFIKNLDDSIDNKALYDTFSTFGNILSCKVVCDENGSRGYGFVHFETHEAATRAIETMNGMLLNDRKVFVGHFKSRKEREAEVGARAIEFTNVYIKNFGDDMDDDRLREIFSKFGKTLSVKVMMDSSGRSKGFGFVNFEKHEEAQKAVADMNGKELNGRVLYVGRAQKRLERQSELKRKFEQMKQERVNRYQGVNLYVKNLDDGIDDERLRKEFSPYGTITSAKVMTEGGRSKGFGFVCFSSPEEATKAVTEMNGRIVSTKPLYVALAQRKEERKAILTNQYMQRLATMRALPGPLLGSFQSPQGYFLPPMPQPQTRAAFYGPSPVVPVRPATRWSAQPSRPPSVYPEATPILRAAVPPRRLLSNISTTRQASTQVPRVPPQAQRVVNIGTQTASTRVPSSSALPRGAQQYKYSSSARNMQPMGHMPPMVAPQLGEPAVHVQGQEPLTASLLAAAPPQEQKQMIGERLYPLIHVMHPSLAGKITGMLLEIDNSELLLLLESPDSLRSKIEEAVTVLQAHQSTETAHKGPAGAFLP